The following proteins are co-located in the Polymorphospora rubra genome:
- a CDS encoding NAD+ synthase translates to MPTLRLALAQVNPTVGDLAGNAAIVVDRTRAAVAAGADLIAFPEMMLTGYPVEDLVFRESFVAASRAALRGLAADLDAAGLGSVPVVVGYLDADGPATISAAATPGRGPRNAAAVLHGGQIVASYFKHHLPNYGVFDEDRYFVPGDTLTVVRIAGVDVALTICEDLWQAGGPFAAARRAGVGLVVNINGSPYEVNKDDVRLPLVQRRAAEAGATIAYVNMVGGQDELVFDGDSMIVTADGTLLTRAPQFGGHLLLHDVELPAATDPAPGTATTGTASAADGSPEAAADGLTVVRVHLSDTVPAAGPAGERVDGGIAERVTDEAEIWQALVLGLRDYVNKNGFRSVVIALSGGIDSAAVAAIAVDALGPDRVVGISMPSQFSSEHSRDDAADLAKRTGLDYRTEPIQPMVDAFLANLSLSGMSVENLQARVRGVLLMAVSNQEGHLVLTTGNKSELAVGYSTLYGDSVGGFNPLKDVWKSLVWKLAEWRNADAARRGAQPPIPENSISKPPSAELRPGQLDSDSLPDYAVLDAILTGYVDGDLGRDDLVAAGHDPAVVDRVLRMVDIAEYKRRQSAPGSKISIKAFGRDRRLPITNRWREQSE, encoded by the coding sequence ATGCCGACCCTGCGTCTAGCCCTCGCCCAGGTCAACCCGACCGTCGGTGACCTCGCCGGCAACGCGGCGATCGTCGTCGACCGCACCCGTGCCGCCGTCGCCGCCGGAGCCGACCTGATCGCCTTCCCGGAGATGATGCTGACCGGCTATCCGGTCGAGGACCTGGTGTTCCGGGAGTCCTTCGTGGCCGCGTCCCGGGCGGCGCTGCGCGGCCTCGCCGCCGACCTCGACGCGGCCGGGCTCGGTTCGGTACCGGTGGTCGTCGGCTATCTCGACGCGGACGGGCCGGCGACGATCAGCGCGGCGGCGACGCCGGGCCGGGGGCCGCGCAACGCGGCGGCGGTGCTGCACGGCGGGCAGATCGTGGCCAGCTACTTCAAGCACCACCTGCCCAACTACGGCGTCTTCGACGAGGACCGCTACTTCGTCCCCGGCGACACGCTGACCGTGGTCCGCATCGCCGGCGTCGACGTGGCCCTGACCATCTGCGAGGACCTCTGGCAGGCCGGCGGCCCGTTCGCCGCCGCCCGCCGCGCCGGGGTCGGGCTGGTCGTCAACATCAACGGCTCGCCGTACGAGGTCAACAAGGACGACGTACGGCTGCCGCTGGTTCAGCGGCGGGCCGCCGAGGCCGGCGCCACGATCGCGTACGTCAACATGGTCGGCGGCCAGGACGAGCTGGTCTTCGACGGCGACTCGATGATCGTGACCGCCGACGGGACGTTGCTCACCCGTGCCCCGCAGTTCGGCGGTCACCTGCTGCTGCACGACGTCGAGCTGCCGGCGGCCACCGACCCGGCACCCGGCACGGCCACGACCGGCACGGCGTCGGCGGCCGACGGGTCGCCGGAGGCCGCCGCCGACGGCCTGACCGTGGTCCGGGTCCACCTGAGCGACACCGTTCCGGCGGCCGGCCCGGCCGGTGAGCGGGTCGACGGCGGGATCGCCGAGCGGGTGACCGACGAGGCGGAGATCTGGCAGGCGCTGGTGCTCGGTCTGCGTGACTACGTGAACAAGAACGGCTTCCGGTCGGTGGTGATCGCGCTGTCCGGCGGCATCGACTCCGCGGCGGTGGCCGCCATCGCCGTCGACGCGCTCGGCCCGGACCGGGTGGTCGGGATCTCGATGCCGAGCCAGTTCTCCTCGGAGCACTCCCGCGACGACGCCGCCGACCTGGCCAAGCGGACCGGCCTCGACTACCGCACCGAGCCGATCCAGCCGATGGTCGACGCGTTCCTGGCCAACCTGTCGCTGTCCGGGATGAGCGTGGAGAACCTGCAGGCCCGGGTCCGGGGCGTCCTGCTGATGGCGGTCTCCAACCAGGAGGGCCACCTGGTGCTGACCACCGGCAACAAGAGCGAGCTCGCGGTCGGCTACTCCACCCTGTACGGCGACTCGGTCGGCGGCTTCAACCCGCTCAAGGACGTGTGGAAGTCGCTGGTCTGGAAGCTGGCGGAGTGGCGCAACGCCGACGCCGCCCGGCGCGGCGCGCAGCCGCCGATCCCGGAGAACTCGATCAGCAAGCCGCCGAGCGCCGAACTGCGGCCCGGGCAGCTCGACTCCGACTCGCTGCCGGACTACGCGGTGCTCGACGCCATCCTCACCGGCTACGTCGACGGTGACCTCGGCCGTGACGACCTGGTGGCGGCCGGCCACGACCCGGCCGTGGTCGACAGGGTGCTGCGCATGGTCGACATCGCCGAGTACAAGCGCCGGCAGTCCGCACCCGGCAGCAAGATATCGATCAAGGCATTCGGCCGGGATCGGCGGCTGCCGATCACCAACCGGTGGCGGGAACAGTCCGAGTAA
- the glnA gene encoding type I glutamate--ammonia ligase has product MDRQQEFVLRTLEERDIRFVRLWFTDVLGTLKSVSVAPAELESAFEEGIGFDGSAIEGFARVFESDMVAMPDPTTFQVFPFEGGASGESARMFCDILLPDGSPSWADPRHVLRRALSRAADKGFTFYTHPEIEFFLLEDGPIDGSIPSPVDSGGYFEHTTHAVARDFRRQAVLSLERIGISVEFSHHEVAPGQQEIDLRYADALTTADNIMTFRHVIKEVALSTGVRATFMPKPFTDQPGSGMHTHLSLFEGERNAFHDASDPMKLSKVAKAFIAGLLVHAREYTAVTNQWVNSYKRLFPQALPDRITESPAYVCWGHLNRSALVRVPAYGKPNSARVEVRSLDSATNPYLAFAVMLSAGLKGIEEGYELPPGAEDDVWSLSNAERKAMGYEALPENLAEAIDVMAGSELVAEVLGEHVFDYFLRNKRAEWEEYRREVTPYERRRYLGTL; this is encoded by the coding sequence GTGGACCGTCAGCAGGAGTTCGTGCTCCGTACCCTGGAAGAGCGCGACATCCGTTTCGTCCGGTTGTGGTTCACCGACGTGCTCGGCACGCTCAAGAGCGTCTCCGTCGCGCCCGCCGAGCTCGAGTCCGCCTTCGAGGAGGGCATCGGCTTCGACGGCTCGGCGATCGAGGGATTCGCCCGCGTCTTCGAGTCCGACATGGTCGCCATGCCCGACCCGACGACGTTCCAGGTCTTCCCCTTCGAGGGCGGCGCCAGCGGCGAGAGCGCCCGGATGTTCTGCGACATCCTGCTGCCCGACGGCAGCCCCTCGTGGGCCGACCCGCGCCACGTGCTCCGCCGCGCGCTGTCCCGGGCCGCCGACAAGGGCTTCACCTTCTACACCCACCCCGAGATCGAGTTCTTCCTGCTCGAGGACGGCCCCATCGACGGCTCGATTCCGAGCCCGGTCGACAGCGGCGGCTACTTCGAACACACCACGCACGCCGTCGCCCGCGACTTCCGCCGGCAGGCCGTGCTGTCGCTGGAGCGGATCGGCATCTCGGTCGAGTTCAGCCACCACGAGGTCGCCCCCGGCCAGCAGGAGATCGACCTGCGCTACGCCGACGCGCTCACCACCGCCGACAACATCATGACGTTCCGGCACGTCATCAAGGAGGTCGCGCTGTCGACCGGGGTACGGGCCACCTTCATGCCCAAGCCCTTCACCGACCAGCCCGGCAGCGGCATGCACACCCACCTGTCGCTGTTCGAGGGCGAACGCAACGCCTTCCACGACGCCAGCGACCCGATGAAGCTCTCCAAGGTCGCCAAGGCGTTCATCGCCGGGCTGCTCGTCCACGCCCGCGAATACACCGCGGTCACCAACCAGTGGGTCAACTCCTACAAGCGGCTGTTCCCGCAGGCCCTGCCGGACCGGATCACCGAATCCCCGGCGTACGTCTGCTGGGGACACCTCAACCGCTCGGCGCTGGTCCGGGTGCCCGCGTACGGCAAGCCGAACTCGGCCCGGGTCGAGGTCCGCTCGCTGGACTCGGCGACCAACCCCTACCTGGCGTTCGCGGTGATGCTCAGCGCCGGCCTCAAGGGCATCGAGGAGGGCTACGAACTGCCGCCGGGCGCCGAGGACGACGTGTGGTCGCTGTCCAACGCCGAGCGCAAGGCGATGGGCTACGAGGCGCTGCCGGAGAACCTCGCCGAGGCGATCGACGTGATGGCCGGCTCCGAACTGGTCGCCGAGGTGCTCGGCGAGCACGTCTTCGACTACTTCCTGCGCAACAAGCGCGCCGAGTGGGAGGAGTACCGGCGCGAGGTCACCCCGTACGAGCGCCGTCGCTACCTCGGCACCCTCTGA